In a single window of the Methylophaga frappieri genome:
- a CDS encoding TIGR03759 family integrating conjugative element protein — translation MTIEHRMRKPAIALVGFCLCITLPVNADTRQAAESKSSNAPTVEQSTTERIDSQTFRADQWGLDESEWQRYQSLLQGIRGSVSPATLSPLEVLGIHARSADERRRYAEQWAVMMRDDAERILAFQRAYDDAQRRLFPNGLLIDPGVAASTKPDQGLAGKFVWQSSDRVLFFTDTQCPTCDAVLERLVSQIKQFSGIDLYLIDVFAGEESRIRDWAASKQIDPQWVSEHKITLNIDAGALGKVSAHTGLQGKDLPVLILRRDDRLMPLPVSRF, via the coding sequence ATGACCATTGAGCATCGCATGAGAAAACCTGCCATCGCATTAGTCGGGTTCTGCCTTTGCATCACGTTGCCCGTGAACGCGGATACCCGACAGGCAGCCGAATCAAAATCTTCAAACGCCCCGACTGTCGAGCAATCGACGACAGAACGTATCGATTCTCAGACGTTTCGTGCTGACCAGTGGGGATTAGATGAATCGGAATGGCAGCGTTACCAATCTTTGCTGCAAGGTATCCGGGGCAGCGTGAGTCCTGCGACCTTGTCACCCCTCGAAGTGCTGGGCATCCACGCCCGCAGTGCCGATGAACGTCGGCGCTACGCTGAACAGTGGGCAGTGATGATGCGTGACGATGCCGAGCGCATCCTGGCGTTTCAGCGGGCTTACGACGACGCCCAGCGGCGCTTGTTCCCCAACGGTTTGTTGATCGATCCCGGTGTTGCAGCGTCCACCAAGCCGGATCAAGGTCTGGCTGGAAAATTCGTGTGGCAATCGTCGGACCGGGTGTTGTTCTTTACCGATACCCAATGCCCGACCTGCGATGCGGTGCTGGAGCGATTGGTCAGCCAGATCAAACAGTTCTCCGGCATCGATCTGTACCTGATCGATGTGTTTGCCGGTGAGGAATCTCGCATACGTGATTGGGCGGCCTCGAAACAGATCGATCCCCAGTGGGTGAGCGAGCACAAGATTACCCTGAACATCGACGCCGGTGCGCTAGGTAAGGTCTCCGCACATACGGGGCTGCAAGGAAAAGATTTGCCCGTACTGATACTGCGGCGGGATGATCGCTTGATGCCCTTGCCGGTATCACGATTCTAG
- a CDS encoding lytic transglycosylase domain-containing protein: MLWWSTAAQSQSVPVGYQQVASEYGLPPGLLYAVALTESGQSSLSDGQFRPWPWALNIDGEGHYFLSRQMAWQALEKVLTETKISVDIGLMQISWRYHRSVLGSSWQALDPYHNLRVAAAILRDCFVEHTHWIQSAGCYHAPNDPARADRYGQRVKAHWMRLADTSQEVRFENP, from the coding sequence TTGCTGTGGTGGTCGACGGCCGCGCAGTCGCAATCCGTGCCAGTGGGGTATCAGCAAGTCGCGAGCGAATACGGCCTGCCTCCGGGCCTGCTCTACGCGGTGGCCTTGACCGAGAGCGGACAAAGCTCGCTTAGCGATGGACAGTTCCGCCCCTGGCCGTGGGCTCTCAATATTGATGGGGAAGGACACTATTTCCTGTCGCGTCAGATGGCATGGCAGGCCTTGGAGAAGGTGTTGACGGAAACCAAAATCTCGGTGGATATCGGGCTGATGCAAATCAGCTGGCGTTACCACCGTTCAGTCCTGGGTTCATCCTGGCAAGCGCTGGATCCCTACCACAACCTGCGTGTGGCCGCCGCGATCCTGCGCGACTGCTTCGTCGAACACACCCACTGGATTCAAAGCGCCGGCTGCTATCACGCACCCAACGATCCTGCCCGAGCTGATCGCTATGGTCAGCGGGTCAAGGCGCACTGGATGCGGTTGGCCGATACATCACAGGAGGTACGCTTTGAGAATCCGTAA
- a CDS encoding integrating conjugative element protein, producing MRIRKQRSLPVLVLGLVMNSSVLAELAVIYDSGETRPLAPLLSPLLLKNTQSTAPAESNNQNLSSKSLLGPATLSNLLPIRSPGLAVGDTADSQLNPEALARLAQGNPRPFFLIGSDALSLQWLATHHDTLKDLGAVGMLVQADTEADVRRVAEVAQDLSITLGSGSDLAAALGIQHYPVLITRDGIRQ from the coding sequence TTGAGAATCCGTAAACAACGATCGTTACCAGTCCTCGTGCTCGGGCTGGTCATGAACTCCTCCGTATTGGCTGAGCTGGCGGTGATTTATGACAGTGGTGAGACCCGGCCCTTGGCGCCGTTACTCAGCCCACTTTTGTTGAAGAATACTCAATCGACCGCCCCGGCTGAATCGAACAACCAGAATCTATCTTCAAAGTCCTTGCTCGGTCCGGCGACTCTCAGCAATTTATTGCCCATACGGTCACCCGGATTGGCGGTTGGCGATACCGCCGATAGCCAACTGAATCCCGAAGCCCTGGCGCGTTTGGCGCAAGGGAATCCACGCCCCTTCTTTCTCATCGGCTCGGATGCGTTGTCATTGCAATGGCTGGCGACTCACCACGACACTCTCAAAGACCTGGGTGCGGTGGGCATGTTGGTACAAGCCGATACCGAGGCGGATGTTCGACGGGTTGCTGAAGTGGCGCAGGACTTATCCATCACTCTGGGGTCCGGGAGTGATCTGGCCGCCGCATTGGGTATTCAACATTACCCGGTATTGATTACCCGTGATGGCATCCGGCAATGA
- the traD gene encoding type IV conjugative transfer system coupling protein TraD → MEALLRPPVELWSTCTAFAAGTLAWLAPWALMMPPGIAMATSLTFFGFGLWRSRQAWRVLRYQHHMKRLPDYQVRANQIPVSRHKLFLGKGFRWSQQHTQRLRDTLKPEVQRYVQPGTLYQWARQKEVAWESIPVLSLLTKALRSRSRWNPLAPLPAVGGKPALHAVEPQEQPVWMDLGERVGHTLVLGTTRVGKTRLAELLITQDIRRGDVVIVFDPKGDADLLRRIYAEAKRAGRLDDFYLFHLGFPELSARYNAIGNFSRITEVATRIANQLPNEGNSAAFKEFAWRFVNIIARALVALKRRPDYQQIRRYINDIEPLFVEYAGHCAGVADIEAWPSLVEARAADIKERNLPNALRGRSMEAIACMRLLQEKAIYDPVLDGLISAFKYDKTYFDKIVSSVGPLMEKLTTGTIAGLISPDYQDEQDARPIFEWMDVVRRKGIVYVGLDALTDTTVASAVGNSMFADLVSVAGHIYKHGVAANGADASESERQRHSTPTISMHADEFNELIGDEFVPLLNKAGGAGFQVTAYTQTWSDVEARIGSRAKAGQVAGNFNTMLMLRVKELDTAAMLTEQLPRVEVFTLMSVSGVDDSSDPGSGVDFKSRNEDRISVSEVPMLTAADMVTLPKGQAFALLEGGQLWKIRIPLPDDREDTAMPDDFEAIAEAMRRSYITNDHWYRVTDHWWHAVSEAAIRPSDAGEQA, encoded by the coding sequence ATGGAAGCGCTGTTGCGGCCTCCCGTGGAGTTGTGGTCCACCTGTACGGCGTTTGCGGCGGGTACACTGGCCTGGCTCGCCCCCTGGGCCTTGATGATGCCACCGGGTATCGCAATGGCCACCAGCCTGACCTTTTTCGGTTTTGGCTTGTGGCGGAGCCGTCAAGCATGGCGTGTATTGCGCTACCAGCATCACATGAAGCGGCTGCCGGATTACCAAGTGCGGGCCAACCAGATTCCCGTCAGTCGCCATAAGCTGTTTTTGGGCAAAGGCTTTCGCTGGAGCCAGCAACACACTCAGCGTCTGCGCGATACCCTGAAGCCCGAGGTTCAACGTTACGTTCAGCCGGGCACGCTTTACCAGTGGGCGCGACAAAAGGAAGTTGCCTGGGAATCGATTCCAGTCCTGTCTTTGCTGACCAAAGCTCTGCGTAGTCGCAGCCGTTGGAACCCGCTGGCGCCATTACCGGCCGTCGGCGGTAAGCCCGCCCTGCACGCGGTTGAACCGCAAGAGCAGCCAGTGTGGATGGATCTGGGTGAACGGGTCGGGCACACGCTGGTGTTGGGCACCACGCGCGTCGGTAAGACACGCCTGGCGGAACTGCTGATTACCCAGGACATCCGCCGGGGTGATGTCGTCATTGTCTTCGATCCGAAAGGGGATGCCGATCTGTTGCGTCGCATCTACGCCGAGGCAAAGCGCGCCGGTCGGCTGGACGATTTTTATCTGTTCCATCTCGGTTTTCCGGAACTGTCGGCGCGTTACAACGCCATCGGGAACTTCTCCCGCATCACCGAGGTCGCGACTCGCATCGCCAATCAGCTGCCCAACGAGGGCAACTCAGCTGCCTTCAAGGAGTTCGCCTGGCGCTTCGTGAATATCATTGCGCGCGCCTTGGTGGCCCTGAAACGCCGGCCGGACTACCAGCAGATCCGTCGCTACATCAACGACATTGAGCCCTTGTTTGTGGAATACGCCGGGCACTGCGCCGGTGTGGCCGACATCGAAGCCTGGCCGTCTCTGGTTGAAGCGCGCGCGGCGGATATCAAAGAGCGCAATTTACCCAATGCCCTGCGTGGCCGGTCGATGGAAGCCATCGCCTGCATGCGCTTGCTGCAGGAGAAGGCCATTTATGACCCTGTCCTGGACGGGCTGATTTCCGCGTTCAAATACGATAAGACTTATTTCGACAAGATCGTCAGCTCTGTCGGCCCGTTGATGGAAAAGCTGACCACCGGCACCATCGCCGGGTTGATCTCACCGGATTACCAGGACGAGCAGGATGCGAGGCCGATCTTTGAATGGATGGATGTGGTGCGCCGCAAGGGTATCGTGTATGTGGGATTGGATGCGCTCACCGATACCACGGTCGCCAGTGCAGTGGGCAATTCCATGTTTGCTGATTTGGTGTCTGTGGCAGGGCATATCTACAAGCACGGCGTCGCGGCCAATGGCGCTGATGCGTCCGAATCAGAACGTCAGCGGCATTCGACCCCCACCATCTCTATGCATGCGGATGAGTTCAACGAGTTGATCGGTGATGAATTCGTGCCGCTGTTGAACAAGGCGGGCGGGGCAGGCTTTCAGGTCACGGCCTACACCCAGACCTGGTCGGACGTCGAAGCGCGTATCGGTAGTCGGGCCAAAGCGGGGCAGGTGGCCGGTAACTTCAACACTATGCTGATGCTACGAGTGAAGGAGTTGGATACTGCCGCCATGCTGACCGAGCAGTTACCGCGGGTTGAAGTCTTCACCCTGATGAGTGTCTCTGGCGTCGATGATTCGTCGGATCCCGGTTCCGGGGTCGACTTCAAATCCCGCAACGAAGACCGGATCAGTGTCTCGGAAGTACCGATGCTAACTGCCGCCGATATGGTCACGCTGCCCAAAGGGCAGGCCTTCGCCCTGCTGGAAGGCGGCCAGCTGTGGAAAATCCGTATCCCATTGCCGGACGACCGCGAGGATACGGCCATGCCCGACGACTTCGAGGCAATAGCCGAGGCCATGCGCCGCAGCTATATCACCAACGATCACTGGTACCGGGTCACCGACCACTGGTGGCACGCAGTCTCCGAGGCCGCGATCCGACCCTCAGACGCCGGTGAGCAGGCTTGA
- a CDS encoding TIGR03747 family integrating conjugative element membrane protein — protein sequence MEPRDPRRPVAQPGTVSRLLTGIAQCLKWLFLSLLFSILVEWVGMVFWWEEQGLGHSRQMLVNELQFLGTDFHRSWLTAQPMVFASNLSDRVYQFAFEWTGLVDLIHWITPVPSAEETGLRPVLHRFYRPVADYVLAGMQITQVFAVRLAILTLATPVFGLFTLVALVDGLVRRDLRRWGGGRESSFVYHYAKKAAIPLIIMAWVLYLALPFSLHPSWIILPFALAFAFAVTITASTFKKYL from the coding sequence GTGGAGCCCCGTGATCCCCGACGGCCGGTTGCACAGCCGGGTACCGTATCCCGGTTGCTGACGGGTATCGCCCAGTGCCTCAAGTGGCTGTTTCTCTCCCTGTTGTTCTCCATTCTGGTGGAGTGGGTCGGCATGGTGTTCTGGTGGGAAGAGCAAGGACTTGGCCACAGTCGACAGATGCTGGTGAACGAATTGCAGTTCCTCGGCACCGACTTTCATCGCAGCTGGTTAACCGCCCAGCCGATGGTGTTCGCCAGTAACCTCTCGGATCGCGTCTACCAGTTTGCCTTCGAGTGGACGGGGCTCGTGGATCTGATTCATTGGATCACACCGGTACCGTCTGCGGAGGAGACTGGTCTGAGACCGGTACTGCACCGATTTTACCGGCCCGTCGCTGACTATGTGCTGGCGGGTATGCAAATCACCCAGGTCTTTGCGGTACGACTCGCCATCCTGACGCTGGCCACGCCGGTATTTGGACTGTTCACCCTGGTAGCGCTGGTGGATGGGCTGGTGCGGCGCGACCTGCGGCGTTGGGGCGGCGGCAGGGAAAGTTCTTTCGTGTACCACTACGCCAAGAAAGCCGCCATACCGCTGATCATCATGGCCTGGGTGTTGTACCTGGCGCTGCCGTTCAGTTTGCACCCGTCCTGGATCATCCTGCCATTCGCGCTGGCCTTTGCCTTCGCCGTCACCATCACAGCCAGTACCTTTAAAAAGTACCTTTAA
- a CDS encoding MbcA/ParS/Xre antitoxin family protein — protein sequence MIAQAEQLLQRGSSVTRSLLPAIFTIFSQWRLTGAQQMTLLGLSNEKTLYNWKSQPEKAKLTRDLLERASYILGIYKSLQILLPDQVLADQWLATPNDNPLFNGTAPLDRILAGQVVDLAVVRDFLDAERGGW from the coding sequence ATGATCGCTCAAGCCGAACAACTGCTGCAACGTGGTTCCAGTGTCACCAGGTCACTGCTGCCGGCGATTTTCACTATCTTCAGCCAGTGGCGCCTCACTGGTGCCCAGCAGATGACGCTACTGGGGCTCAGCAATGAGAAGACCCTCTATAACTGGAAGAGCCAACCCGAGAAGGCCAAGCTGACGCGAGACCTGTTGGAACGGGCCAGCTACATTTTGGGGATCTACAAGTCCCTGCAAATCCTGTTGCCTGATCAGGTGCTGGCTGACCAGTGGCTGGCCACACCGAACGACAACCCGCTGTTCAATGGCACGGCGCCGCTGGACCGGATACTCGCTGGTCAGGTGGTCGACCTGGCCGTGGTCAGGGATTTTCTTGATGCGGAGCGGGGTGGCTGGTGA
- a CDS encoding RES family NAD+ phosphorylase: MIAIDTLPSSEVNEPVYRVILSRYPQIHLFERVSSPQDWEVLYAVESLTNPRLRDEVGDIRLVPPEDRVYGDGASWIMAAFTHPPVDGRGGRFNRDFGIYYCAADEAVAIAESSYHRARFLRESRIDKTTQEMRVIRAQLGPTTLHDVRHLLEDAIYDLDHYDEAQQLGYALRDAKSYGVHYQSVRAKGECYGVMRARSLSDAIHWRYLSYHYDQGAIVNVESLDGSGRR; this comes from the coding sequence GTGATTGCAATCGATACGCTACCCAGCAGCGAGGTCAATGAACCGGTCTATCGGGTCATACTGTCGCGCTACCCGCAGATCCACCTGTTCGAACGCGTCTCCAGCCCACAGGATTGGGAGGTGCTCTACGCCGTCGAGTCCCTGACGAATCCCAGGCTACGGGATGAAGTTGGTGATATTCGCCTGGTGCCGCCGGAAGACCGGGTCTACGGTGACGGTGCATCCTGGATAATGGCGGCCTTTACCCACCCGCCAGTGGATGGCCGAGGTGGTCGCTTCAACCGGGACTTCGGCATCTATTACTGCGCTGCCGATGAAGCAGTCGCCATCGCCGAATCGTCCTACCACCGGGCGCGATTTCTGCGTGAGTCCCGAATCGACAAGACCACCCAGGAAATGCGCGTGATTCGCGCACAGTTGGGGCCGACAACTCTCCACGATGTCCGTCACCTGCTTGAAGACGCCATCTACGACCTTGATCATTATGACGAAGCCCAGCAGCTCGGTTACGCGTTACGTGATGCTAAAAGTTACGGTGTTCACTACCAAAGCGTGAGAGCAAAAGGGGAGTGCTACGGAGTGATGCGTGCCCGATCGCTGTCCGATGCGATTCACTGGCGTTATCTGAGCTACCACTATGACCAGGGGGCGATAGTCAACGTCGAATCTCTCGATGGCAGTGGCAGGAGGTGA
- a CDS encoding 3'-5' exonuclease — MYKELLWIFTQLPDDYIVLDTETTGLPDENGPPDIVTIGFTVVRNREIAESVEFKTRPQKHISEEAQSIHGITNEQAAGFDAFDSQWNQIADYLKDQLIVIHNASFDWPILLDHVARYGLSMPPIQGVFCSQKAAIPWAQAANLPCSHRGPSLDALTKAVGVEDLRAKIGGAHGAEIDSRQTAQVTEVMRRNGNAN; from the coding sequence ATGTATAAAGAGCTGCTGTGGATCTTCACACAACTCCCGGACGATTACATCGTCCTCGATACCGAAACCACCGGTCTCCCTGACGAAAACGGCCCGCCGGATATCGTGACGATTGGCTTCACCGTGGTGAGAAATCGAGAGATAGCGGAATCCGTCGAGTTTAAAACACGGCCACAAAAACACATTTCAGAAGAAGCGCAGTCGATACACGGTATTACCAATGAACAGGCTGCAGGATTTGATGCCTTTGATTCCCAATGGAACCAGATTGCCGACTACCTGAAAGATCAACTCATCGTCATCCACAACGCCAGTTTTGACTGGCCGATCCTGCTGGATCACGTCGCCCGATACGGTTTATCAATGCCGCCAATTCAAGGTGTGTTCTGCAGTCAGAAAGCCGCCATTCCGTGGGCACAGGCAGCGAATTTGCCGTGCAGCCACAGAGGTCCATCGTTAGACGCGTTGACGAAAGCGGTTGGCGTTGAAGATCTCAGAGCAAAGATTGGTGGAGCTCATGGGGCGGAAATTGATAGCAGGCAGACGGCTCAAGTGACAGAGGTGATGAGACGTAATGGAAATGCAAATTAG
- the drt3a gene encoding antiviral reverse transcriptase Drt3a — MLDQMFTAENFRRIYDSENRKGLDLAGLYFPDLEPHTLAVRNKVQEIRAYRSRESSIKAEDFKQNLDALKAELVHLKATKSAAIDEKMDDISLKVLQPSFKIELSQKTGPKGKLVYCIDSKPETFFVIKQLQRNIYRIYGVKQANRHDLVCQVRDTVGTKFPFEMVRTDISTFYESIDRKRLIKKLDKDQLLSPSSKKFINQVLDSYGVLSGTSTGIPRGVGISAYLAELYLRPVDKAIRAIPGLILYCRFVDDVVAIFARPPTGTDLGSYKDHVIKVFAENGLTHNLDKTYEFDLKRQEPKKFEYLGYRFLVQPGQCQIKASSAKILKYKNRMNAAFEDYWKSCSTDSRRAYRVLVSRIKFLTGNTRLSNSKSRAATGIYYNNSIANDLSSFEMLDKLMKKRVAKIKRASLRKRLKTYKFTEGFKTRRFHNFNSRELQTIVKAWKYE; from the coding sequence ATGCTTGATCAGATGTTCACTGCGGAAAATTTCCGACGTATCTATGATAGTGAAAATCGGAAGGGTCTTGATCTCGCAGGTCTCTATTTTCCCGATCTCGAACCCCATACTCTCGCTGTTCGCAACAAAGTTCAGGAAATTCGTGCGTATCGATCAAGAGAATCCAGCATCAAGGCTGAAGATTTCAAGCAGAATCTAGACGCCCTAAAGGCTGAGCTCGTCCATTTGAAAGCCACAAAGTCCGCTGCGATTGACGAGAAAATGGATGATATTAGCCTCAAGGTACTGCAGCCTAGCTTCAAAATCGAACTTAGCCAAAAGACTGGACCCAAGGGAAAGCTTGTTTATTGTATTGATTCGAAGCCAGAGACCTTTTTTGTCATCAAACAGCTTCAGCGTAATATCTACCGGATTTATGGCGTCAAACAGGCCAATCGCCACGATCTCGTATGCCAAGTGCGTGATACCGTCGGGACAAAATTTCCTTTTGAGATGGTTCGGACAGACATCTCAACGTTCTACGAAAGTATTGACAGAAAGAGGCTCATCAAGAAACTTGATAAGGATCAGCTCCTAAGCCCTTCCTCAAAAAAGTTCATTAATCAGGTATTGGATTCCTACGGGGTTCTATCCGGAACATCCACCGGTATCCCTAGGGGTGTAGGCATCAGCGCTTATTTAGCTGAACTCTACTTGCGTCCAGTTGACAAGGCAATTCGCGCCATTCCAGGGCTTATTCTTTACTGCCGTTTTGTCGATGACGTAGTGGCGATCTTTGCGCGTCCTCCCACTGGCACGGATCTTGGCTCATATAAAGATCACGTCATCAAAGTTTTTGCAGAAAATGGTCTGACACACAATCTGGACAAGACTTATGAATTTGATCTGAAGAGGCAGGAGCCGAAGAAGTTCGAGTACCTTGGTTATCGATTTCTGGTCCAGCCTGGCCAGTGCCAAATTAAAGCCAGTTCTGCGAAAATTCTGAAATATAAGAACCGCATGAACGCTGCATTTGAAGACTACTGGAAAAGCTGCTCCACTGACTCCAGGCGGGCTTATCGTGTTCTTGTATCGCGAATAAAGTTTCTAACAGGTAACACTCGCCTTTCGAATAGCAAGTCACGGGCGGCAACGGGGATATATTACAACAATTCCATTGCAAACGATCTCTCTAGTTTCGAGATGCTGGATAAACTAATGAAGAAACGTGTGGCGAAGATTAAGCGTGCAAGTCTTCGGAAGCGGCTCAAAACTTACAAGTTCACGGAGGGTTTTAAGACTCGGCGTTTTCATAATTTCAATTCGCGTGAGCTGCAAACGATAGTAAAGGCTTGGAAATATGAGTAA
- the drt3b gene encoding antiviral reverse transcriptase Drt3b translates to MSKRRATLTHRKQRSVLTDMLPFEVPPTFSNRGFYRFLRDHDIEIDDGCIRWVSDTNDLDATMQLLFGIEDKGSIETEILSEWGRTKTRRYVRLKKCNMTTIPFNFQISHNLDGRTLSVVHPRNQVAVASFYAAQSALIVYYTSLSDFSIRRPVSVSRHAYFNDRLHQEKLDSVAGVEEEDKEYEQLGSYFVYKKYRNIHQFFESYKYHRCEKKYDAMVQIDVNKCFDSIYTHSLPWAVLGKSQTKFSLSESKHTFGGLFDTLMQNLNHNETNGIVIGPEFSRIFSEIILQAVDVELSKRLSEDSNLTHKVDYEIFRYVDDYFVFYNEESTQLKIIETLQAFLKVNKLSINTSKIKHYQKPIITEITIAKNRISTLLNNEINPATEEVVVEDPEEAGAIKLACPVNSNRLIIRFKTVIKETSVTYGELLNYTLAITENKIEKLFQSYLACDKTIHDQKQLLKTLLAVMEFAFFVYSANPRVNHTIRLCRMITASIDFLCVNSLPYELKHLLFKYVHDNVLQQLEKNAMNAHCEVESLYLLISLSQIGREYWLPESVLLRHFLITEEEATHKYQRVGFMSHFSITVLLSYIKDKVRYAKLKAFTEEHIIRKLEYMRAHCHNDAEAMILLLDLIVCPYISTATKDAIGQFFGLDATTLTAIQKTNDHWFTAWGGKFDLGKELDAKRSREVY, encoded by the coding sequence ATGAGTAAACGGCGTGCCACTCTCACCCATAGAAAGCAGCGATCCGTTCTAACGGATATGCTGCCGTTTGAGGTGCCTCCGACCTTCTCCAATCGAGGTTTTTACCGATTTTTAAGAGATCACGATATAGAGATTGATGATGGATGTATTCGCTGGGTTTCAGATACCAATGATCTCGATGCAACAATGCAACTGTTATTCGGCATCGAAGACAAGGGCTCGATTGAAACCGAAATTTTAAGCGAGTGGGGGAGGACGAAGACGCGTAGATATGTTCGTTTGAAAAAATGCAATATGACAACAATACCTTTCAATTTCCAGATTTCTCACAATCTCGACGGTCGAACCCTAAGTGTCGTGCATCCGCGCAATCAGGTTGCGGTCGCGAGTTTCTATGCGGCGCAAAGCGCGCTAATTGTTTACTACACTTCTTTAAGTGACTTCTCGATTCGGCGGCCGGTTTCGGTATCTCGCCATGCATATTTCAATGACAGATTGCATCAGGAAAAGCTGGATTCCGTCGCCGGTGTGGAAGAAGAAGACAAGGAATATGAACAGCTTGGCTCTTATTTTGTTTACAAAAAGTACCGCAATATTCACCAGTTCTTTGAGTCGTACAAATATCATCGATGTGAGAAAAAATATGACGCGATGGTCCAAATAGACGTAAATAAATGCTTTGATAGTATTTATACTCACTCTCTACCTTGGGCTGTGCTCGGAAAGTCGCAGACAAAGTTCAGTTTATCGGAATCCAAACATACGTTCGGTGGATTGTTCGATACATTGATGCAGAACCTCAATCACAATGAAACCAACGGGATTGTGATCGGGCCAGAATTCTCCCGAATTTTTTCAGAGATTATCCTGCAGGCGGTCGATGTCGAGCTTTCGAAGCGTCTGTCCGAAGACTCTAATCTTACGCATAAAGTTGATTATGAGATTTTTCGTTACGTTGATGACTACTTTGTTTTTTACAATGAGGAGTCTACACAGTTAAAAATTATAGAAACGCTGCAAGCTTTTTTGAAGGTCAATAAGTTAAGTATTAATACCTCCAAGATTAAGCACTATCAAAAGCCCATCATCACCGAAATCACGATTGCCAAGAATCGCATATCAACGCTATTGAATAACGAAATCAATCCGGCCACTGAAGAGGTTGTTGTAGAGGACCCTGAGGAGGCAGGGGCTATAAAGCTCGCATGTCCCGTAAATTCAAATCGGCTCATTATTCGCTTCAAGACGGTAATTAAAGAAACGTCTGTCACTTACGGCGAGCTACTGAATTACACTCTCGCTATTACCGAAAACAAAATCGAAAAACTTTTTCAATCCTATCTGGCGTGTGACAAAACAATACATGACCAGAAGCAGCTACTTAAAACGCTTTTGGCGGTTATGGAGTTCGCATTTTTTGTGTATTCTGCAAACCCGCGCGTAAATCATACGATTCGGCTTTGCCGGATGATTACAGCCTCAATTGACTTTCTCTGCGTTAATTCACTTCCTTATGAATTGAAGCACTTGCTGTTCAAATACGTCCATGACAATGTATTGCAACAGCTGGAAAAGAACGCGATGAACGCTCATTGTGAAGTCGAAAGCTTATATCTTCTCATTTCTTTGTCGCAAATCGGGCGAGAGTATTGGCTACCTGAGTCAGTCTTGCTGCGGCATTTTCTCATTACGGAGGAAGAGGCCACGCACAAGTATCAGCGTGTCGGATTCATGAGTCATTTTTCCATTACGGTGCTGTTGTCTTACATAAAGGATAAAGTCCGCTATGCGAAACTTAAGGCCTTCACTGAAGAGCACATCATTCGTAAGCTCGAGTATATGAGAGCGCATTGCCACAATGATGCGGAAGCCATGATCCTTCTATTGGATTTGATTGTATGCCCCTACATTAGCACCGCTACTAAGGACGCGATAGGCCAGTTTTTCGGGCTGGATGCCACAACACTTACAGCTATTCAGAAGACCAATGACCACTGGTTTACGGCATGGGGGGGCAAATTCGATCTCGGTAAAGAGCTAGACGCCAAGCGCAGTCGTGAAGTATATTAG
- a CDS encoding RAQPRD family integrative conjugative element protein, with translation MKRHLWLPSFLIIGLVVTPAAFANAGAEREALAKVIHELNALESLIKRAEANAEQDSRIRFRYDWLRQDLKQIKDGIHSHIDSPRAQPRSFPPLRGDYRR, from the coding sequence ATGAAACGCCATCTCTGGCTACCTTCTTTTCTGATTATAGGCTTGGTTGTCACGCCGGCGGCTTTTGCCAATGCAGGCGCCGAGCGCGAGGCGCTCGCCAAAGTCATCCATGAGCTCAATGCCCTCGAGTCATTAATCAAGCGTGCCGAGGCCAACGCCGAGCAGGATTCCCGTATCCGATTTCGCTATGACTGGCTGCGTCAGGATCTGAAGCAGATCAAGGATGGCATCCATTCACACATCGACTCTCCCCGTGCTCAGCCTCGCTCATTTCCGCCATTGCGCGGCGATTACCGTCGATAG
- a CDS encoding TIGR03758 family integrating conjugative element protein — MNAAQQTAFQAGSGITPATMLTAIASMVLVLAFVWVIWVALGTFRAWQEGQATLFDLTWSTLRASIVLMVLGFYLR, encoded by the coding sequence ATGAACGCCGCACAACAAACAGCCTTTCAAGCCGGTTCCGGTATTACCCCGGCCACCATGCTGACGGCCATCGCGTCGATGGTGTTGGTGTTGGCGTTTGTCTGGGTGATTTGGGTAGCGTTAGGAACTTTTCGGGCCTGGCAGGAAGGGCAGGCCACGCTCTTTGATCTGACCTGGAGCACCCTGCGGGCAAGCATTGTGTTGATGGTTTTGGGTTTCTATTTGCGGTGA